Proteins encoded within one genomic window of Geotalea daltonii FRC-32:
- the msbA gene encoding lipid A export permease/ATP-binding protein MsbA, with amino-acid sequence MSLFSRIVSYSRRHWWRILIAAVASIGVGAMDGAFAYLVEPTLKKIFAGKDMFIFTLLPVAIIFLFALRGACRFTNDYFMRTAGQLAVQDVRNQIYQRNMGLGLGFFNRNPTGVLMSRVLNDVSMMQEAVGNIITGLFRDGFSAVSLLTVIFYRNWKLALITFIVIPLTVLPAQKIGRRIKNLAKHGQEKMGEIASVLQETFSGIKVIKAFGLEEREIQKFFAINRQFYFFTRKNIKYEALSAPIMEIITSLGIAAVIWIGGNDVMQGRMSAPEFFSFITAMVLVYTPIKRLINAYNAMQRSLGAAERVFEIIDEKPEIVDRPDAVELERVSGNVALQGVSFRYNDDYVLRNVNLEARKGEVVAFVGPSGGGKTTLVSLISRFYDPTEGAVLMDGKDIRQFKLKSVLRQIALVDQETILFNDTLANNIRYGMTDATDAQVEAAARAAFAHDFIMDMPMGYETGIGDRGVRLSGGQRQRICIARAILKDAPILILDEATSALDTESEQMVQNALNNLMANRTTFVIAHRLSTILHAGKIVVLDKGEIVESGNHEALLALGGLYSKLYEMQFQD; translated from the coding sequence ATGAGTTTATTCAGCCGCATTGTTTCCTATAGCCGCCGTCACTGGTGGCGGATTCTGATAGCCGCAGTGGCCTCCATAGGTGTCGGGGCCATGGACGGTGCCTTTGCCTACCTGGTCGAACCGACCTTGAAAAAGATATTTGCCGGCAAGGACATGTTCATTTTCACCCTGTTGCCCGTTGCCATTATTTTCCTCTTTGCCTTGCGCGGCGCCTGCCGTTTTACCAATGACTACTTCATGCGCACTGCAGGCCAACTGGCAGTCCAGGATGTGCGCAATCAGATTTACCAGCGCAACATGGGACTTGGCCTTGGATTCTTCAACCGCAACCCGACCGGAGTTCTGATGTCGCGGGTCCTCAATGACGTGAGCATGATGCAGGAAGCAGTCGGCAATATCATCACCGGCCTCTTCCGCGATGGGTTTTCCGCCGTCTCGCTCCTGACGGTCATTTTTTACCGCAACTGGAAGCTGGCCCTAATTACCTTCATCGTCATTCCTCTTACGGTGCTGCCGGCGCAAAAGATTGGCCGGCGCATCAAGAATCTGGCCAAGCATGGTCAGGAAAAGATGGGTGAGATAGCCAGCGTTCTACAGGAGACCTTCTCCGGCATCAAGGTGATCAAGGCGTTTGGCCTGGAAGAACGGGAAATACAGAAATTTTTCGCCATAAACCGCCAATTCTACTTTTTTACTCGCAAGAATATTAAATACGAGGCGCTGTCTGCGCCGATCATGGAGATTATAACCTCTTTGGGCATTGCCGCCGTCATCTGGATCGGCGGCAACGACGTCATGCAGGGGAGGATGAGCGCCCCTGAGTTCTTCTCATTCATTACGGCGATGGTTCTGGTATATACGCCGATCAAGAGATTGATCAATGCGTACAATGCAATGCAGCGTTCACTTGGGGCTGCTGAACGGGTCTTCGAAATCATCGATGAGAAGCCTGAAATAGTGGATCGTCCGGATGCGGTTGAACTGGAGAGGGTTAGCGGCAATGTGGCGTTACAAGGAGTTTCCTTTCGGTATAACGACGATTACGTGTTGAGAAATGTCAACCTTGAGGCGCGCAAGGGGGAAGTGGTAGCCTTTGTCGGCCCGTCCGGCGGAGGTAAGACTACCCTGGTCTCCCTGATTTCCCGTTTTTACGATCCGACCGAGGGGGCTGTCCTCATGGACGGCAAAGATATCCGGCAATTCAAGCTGAAGAGTGTGCTCAGGCAGATCGCCCTGGTCGACCAGGAGACGATCCTGTTCAATGACACCCTGGCCAACAATATCCGTTACGGGATGACCGACGCCACCGACGCCCAGGTGGAGGCCGCTGCCAGAGCTGCCTTCGCCCATGATTTCATCATGGATATGCCCATGGGATATGAAACCGGCATCGGCGACCGGGGGGTCAGGTTGTCCGGGGGGCAGCGCCAACGGATCTGCATTGCCCGGGCTATTCTCAAGGATGCACCGATTCTCATCCTGGACGAGGCGACCAGTGCCCTTGATACCGAGAGCGAGCAGATGGTGCAGAATGCCCTCAATAACCTGATGGCCAACCGCACTACCTTCGTCATCGCCCATCGTCTTTCCACCATTCTCCATGCCGGCAAAATCGTAGTTCTGGACAAGGGTGAAATTGTCGAATCCGGCAACCATGAAGCCCTGCTGGCCCTTGGCGGCCTCTACTCGAAGCTTTATGAAATGCAGTTTCAGGACTGA
- a CDS encoding lysophospholipid acyltransferase family protein: MRKLQWRLETAIFILFSFVISLIPNRIAIFLGQMLGRLLFNLLKRRRKIAIDNITATLPFLQGCEGWNPAHGTAQAIARRTFENLGRSLVEDCKIYHGRGSHIISAVQFRGLEHYENALAKNKGIAFITAHCGNWEVMALSFGVRIKELSVVARRQDNAYLNNVLEKIRSGYGNRVIYKHGALKPMIAEFRKNNIVGVLVDQAVMSNEGVLVKFLGRNCWTTKLPTIISRKTGVPLIPAFVHREGDSHVVQFYPEIEPDLAQEGDDGVRADTAALLSVLEDYIVRYPDQWYWIHNRWKRVP; the protein is encoded by the coding sequence ATGAGAAAGCTGCAGTGGCGCCTGGAAACAGCGATCTTTATCCTGTTTTCTTTTGTCATTTCCCTGATCCCGAACAGGATTGCCATTTTCCTGGGGCAAATGCTGGGACGCCTGCTTTTCAATCTGCTGAAGCGGCGCCGGAAAATTGCCATTGACAATATCACCGCTACGCTTCCTTTTCTTCAGGGATGTGAAGGGTGGAACCCTGCCCACGGTACAGCTCAGGCAATTGCCAGGAGAACCTTCGAAAATCTTGGCAGGTCCCTGGTGGAGGATTGCAAAATATACCACGGCCGCGGCAGCCACATCATTAGTGCCGTTCAGTTCAGAGGGCTTGAACATTACGAGAACGCCCTGGCTAAGAATAAGGGAATTGCCTTTATTACCGCCCATTGCGGCAACTGGGAGGTCATGGCGTTATCATTCGGGGTTCGGATCAAGGAGCTGTCAGTGGTAGCCAGACGTCAGGATAATGCCTACCTTAACAATGTGCTGGAAAAAATCCGCAGCGGTTATGGGAACAGGGTCATTTACAAGCATGGGGCACTGAAGCCGATGATCGCCGAGTTCAGGAAGAACAATATTGTCGGTGTCCTCGTGGATCAGGCTGTTATGTCCAATGAAGGGGTGCTGGTGAAATTCCTTGGACGCAACTGCTGGACAACGAAACTACCCACCATCATATCCCGCAAAACCGGAGTCCCTCTGATTCCGGCATTCGTCCACCGGGAAGGGGACAGCCACGTGGTACAGTTCTATCCTGAGATTGAGCCTGACCTGGCGCAGGAAGGTGATGACGGTGTCCGGGCTGACACGGCGGCTCTTTTGTCCGTGCTCGAGGATTACATCGTCAGGTATCCCGATCAATGGTACTGGATACATAACCGCTGGAAGAGAGTTCCCTAA